From the genome of Rhizobium binae, one region includes:
- the uvrA gene encoding excinuclease ABC subunit UvrA produces the protein MSELKTISIRGAREHNLKSIDLDLPRNKLIVMTGLSGSGKSSLAFDTIYAEGQRRYVESLSAYARQFLEMMQKPDVDQIDGLSPAISIEQKTTSRNPRSTVGTVTEIYDYMRLLFARVGVPYSPATGLPIESQTVSQMVDRILAFGEGTRLYILAPLVRGRKGEYKKELAELMKKGFQRVKVDGQFYEIAEAPVLDKKYKHDIDVVVDRIVVRSDVSARLADSLETCLKLADGLAVAEFADKPLPPEETSAGGSANKSLNETHERVLFSEKFACPVSGFTIPEIEPRLFSFNNPFGACPTCDGLGAQQKIDPDLIVPEPERTLRDGAIAPWAKSTSPYYNQTLEALGKHYGFKLGTRWNDLSDEAKDVILNGTDEKIEFHYADGARSYTTHKNFEGIITNLERRWKETDSAWAREDIERFMSAAPCPSCNGYRLKPEALAVKINRLHIGEVTEMSIRVARDWFETLPATFNAKQNEIAVRILKEIRDRLRFLNDVGLEYLSLSRNSGTLSGGESQRIRLASQIGSGLTGVLYVLDEPSIGLHQRDNARLLDTLKHLRDIGNTVIVVEHDEDAILTADDVVDIGPAAGIHGGQVIAHGTPQDIMNNPKSLTGKYLSGELGVPVPDERRKPKKGREIKVVGARGNNLKNVTASIPLGVFTAVTGVSGGGKSTFLIETLYKSAARRVMGAREIPADHDRIDGFEHIDKVIDIDQSPIGRTPRSNPATYTGAFTPIRDWFAGLPEAKARGYQPGRFSFNVKGGRCEACQGDGVIKIEMHFLPDVYVTCDVCHGKRYNRETLDVTFKQKSIADVLDMTVEEGVDFFAAVPAVRDKLQSLKDVGLGYIKVGQQANTLSGGEAQRVKLAKELSKRSTGRTLYILDEPTTGLHFHDVAKLLEMLHELVNQGNSVVVIEHNLEVIKTADWVLDFGPEGGDGGGEIVATGTPEAIVKEKRSYTGQFLKELLERRPAKRAAAAE, from the coding sequence ATGAGCGAACTGAAGACGATCTCCATCCGCGGCGCGCGCGAGCATAATTTAAAGAGCATCGATCTCGATCTGCCGCGCAACAAGCTGATCGTCATGACCGGTCTTTCGGGCTCGGGCAAATCCTCGCTCGCCTTCGACACGATCTACGCCGAGGGCCAGCGGCGTTATGTCGAAAGCCTGTCGGCCTATGCCCGGCAGTTCCTCGAAATGATGCAGAAGCCCGATGTCGACCAGATCGACGGGCTGTCGCCTGCAATCTCGATCGAGCAGAAGACCACGTCGCGTAACCCGCGCTCGACGGTCGGCACCGTCACCGAGATCTACGACTATATGCGCCTGCTCTTTGCGCGCGTCGGCGTTCCCTATTCGCCGGCGACCGGCCTGCCGATCGAGAGCCAGACCGTCAGCCAGATGGTCGACCGCATCCTCGCTTTCGGCGAAGGCACCCGTCTTTATATTCTCGCGCCACTCGTGCGCGGGCGTAAGGGCGAATACAAGAAGGAACTGGCGGAGCTGATGAAGAAGGGCTTCCAGCGTGTCAAGGTCGACGGCCAGTTCTACGAAATCGCCGAGGCACCTGTTCTCGACAAGAAATACAAGCACGACATCGACGTCGTCGTCGACCGCATCGTCGTGCGCTCCGATGTCTCGGCGCGCCTGGCCGACAGCCTGGAGACCTGCCTGAAGCTGGCCGACGGGCTGGCAGTCGCCGAATTCGCCGACAAGCCGCTGCCGCCGGAGGAAACGTCGGCCGGCGGCTCGGCCAACAAGTCGCTGAACGAGACGCATGAGCGCGTGCTGTTTTCGGAGAAATTCGCCTGCCCGGTCTCGGGCTTTACCATTCCGGAAATTGAGCCCCGCCTGTTCTCGTTCAACAACCCCTTCGGCGCCTGCCCGACCTGCGACGGTCTGGGCGCCCAGCAGAAGATCGACCCCGACCTGATCGTGCCCGAACCCGAGCGGACGCTGCGCGACGGGGCGATCGCGCCCTGGGCCAAGTCGACCTCGCCCTATTATAATCAGACGCTGGAAGCGCTCGGCAAGCATTACGGCTTCAAGCTCGGCACCCGCTGGAACGATCTTTCCGACGAGGCCAAGGATGTGATCCTCAACGGTACCGACGAGAAAATCGAATTCCATTACGCCGACGGCGCCCGTTCCTATACGACCCATAAGAACTTCGAGGGCATCATCACCAATCTCGAGCGCCGCTGGAAGGAGACGGATTCCGCCTGGGCGCGCGAGGATATCGAGCGCTTCATGTCGGCCGCCCCCTGCCCTTCCTGCAACGGCTATCGGCTGAAGCCGGAAGCGTTGGCGGTGAAGATCAACAGGCTGCATATCGGCGAAGTGACCGAGATGTCGATCCGCGTCGCCCGCGACTGGTTCGAAACGCTGCCGGCGACCTTCAACGCCAAGCAGAACGAGATCGCCGTCCGCATTCTCAAGGAGATCCGCGACCGGCTGCGCTTCCTCAACGATGTCGGCCTGGAATATCTCAGCCTGTCGCGTAATTCCGGCACGCTGTCGGGCGGCGAAAGCCAGCGCATCCGCCTCGCCTCGCAGATCGGCTCGGGCTTGACGGGCGTACTTTACGTGCTCGACGAGCCGTCGATCGGCTTGCATCAGCGCGACAACGCCCGATTGCTCGACACGCTGAAGCACCTGCGCGATATCGGCAATACCGTGATCGTCGTCGAGCATGACGAGGATGCCATCCTGACGGCCGATGACGTCGTCGACATCGGCCCCGCGGCCGGTATCCATGGCGGCCAGGTCATCGCCCATGGCACGCCGCAGGATATCATGAACAATCCGAAGTCGCTGACCGGCAAATATCTCTCGGGCGAACTCGGTGTTCCGGTTCCGGACGAGCGCCGCAAGCCGAAGAAGGGTCGCGAGATCAAGGTCGTCGGCGCGCGCGGCAACAATCTGAAGAACGTCACCGCCTCGATCCCGCTCGGCGTCTTTACGGCGGTGACCGGCGTTTCCGGCGGCGGCAAGTCCACCTTCCTGATCGAGACGCTGTATAAATCGGCGGCACGCCGCGTCATGGGTGCGCGCGAAATTCCGGCTGACCACGACCGTATCGACGGTTTCGAGCATATCGACAAGGTGATCGACATCGACCAGTCGCCGATCGGCCGCACGCCGCGCTCGAACCCGGCGACCTATACCGGCGCCTTCACGCCGATCCGCGACTGGTTCGCCGGCCTCCCGGAAGCCAAGGCGCGCGGCTATCAGCCGGGCCGCTTCTCCTTCAACGTCAAGGGCGGGCGCTGCGAAGCTTGCCAGGGCGACGGCGTCATCAAGATCGAGATGCACTTCCTGCCCGACGTCTACGTCACTTGCGACGTCTGTCACGGCAAACGCTACAATCGCGAGACGCTCGACGTCACCTTCAAACAGAAGTCGATCGCGGACGTGCTCGATATGACGGTGGAGGAAGGCGTCGATTTCTTCGCGGCGGTGCCGGCCGTGCGCGACAAGCTGCAATCGCTGAAGGATGTCGGCCTCGGTTACATCAAGGTCGGCCAGCAGGCCAACACGCTTTCCGGGGGCGAGGCGCAGCGCGTCAAGCTTGCCAAGGAGCTGTCGAAACGCTCGACCGGGCGTACGCTCTATATTCTCGACGAACCGACGACCGGACTGCATTTCCACGACGTCGCCAAGCTGCTCGAAATGCTGCACGAGCTGGTCAATCAGGGCAATTCGGTTGTGGTGATCGAGCACAATCTCGAAGTCATCAAGACGGCCGACTGGGTGCTCGATTTCGGCCCCGAGGGCGGCGATGGCGGCGGCGAGATCGTCGCAACCGGCACGCCTGAGGCGATCGTCAAGGAGAAGCGGTCCTATACCGGACAGTTCCTCAAGGAATTGCTGGAACGGCGGCCGGCCAAGAGGGCGGCTGCGGCGGAATGA
- a CDS encoding DUF72 domain-containing protein, with translation MTKSGTIRTGIGGWTFEPWRGHFFPDDLKQKDELHYASRQLKVIEVNGTYYSTQKPAVFAKWAADVPEGFVFSLKATRFVTNRRVLAEAGESMERFLSSGISELGDHLGPLLWQFAPTKKFDPEDFEAFLKLLPAKQDGLALRHVVEVRHDSFKVPEFVALLAKYGVAPVCAEHFEYPMIADVTADFVYARLQKGSDDIPTCYPDKDLKAWADRFETWAEGKVPDDLPLINKERKVKVEPRDVFAFMIHEGKVNAPHGAIALQKLLPK, from the coding sequence ATGACGAAATCCGGCACTATCCGCACCGGCATCGGCGGCTGGACCTTCGAGCCCTGGCGCGGGCATTTCTTTCCCGATGATCTCAAACAGAAGGACGAGCTGCATTATGCCAGCCGCCAGCTGAAGGTCATCGAGGTCAATGGCACCTATTACAGCACCCAGAAGCCGGCGGTCTTTGCCAAATGGGCAGCCGATGTGCCCGAAGGTTTCGTCTTTTCGCTGAAGGCGACGCGGTTCGTCACCAATCGGCGGGTGCTCGCCGAGGCCGGGGAATCGATGGAGCGATTCCTGTCATCTGGAATCAGCGAGCTCGGCGATCATCTCGGGCCGCTGCTCTGGCAGTTTGCGCCGACGAAAAAGTTCGATCCGGAAGATTTCGAGGCCTTCCTGAAGCTGCTGCCGGCAAAACAGGACGGGCTGGCGCTTCGCCACGTAGTCGAGGTCCGGCACGATTCTTTCAAGGTGCCGGAATTCGTCGCCCTGCTTGCCAAATACGGTGTGGCGCCGGTTTGCGCCGAACATTTCGAATATCCGATGATCGCCGACGTCACGGCCGATTTCGTGTATGCCAGGCTGCAGAAGGGATCGGACGATATTCCGACCTGCTATCCCGACAAGGACTTGAAGGCCTGGGCGGACAGGTTCGAGACCTGGGCGGAAGGCAAGGTACCCGACGATCTGCCGCTGATCAATAAAGAGCGCAAGGTCAAGGTCGAGCCGCGCGACGTCTTCGCCTTTATGATCCATGAGGGCAAGGTGAATGCGCCGCATGGGGCGATCGCCCTGCAGAAATTGCTGCCGAAATAA
- a CDS encoding NAD(P)H-hydrate dehydratase, with product MSEHLSDLLLTPAEMAAVDAAAAASGIDSFGLMEKAGAATAAAALRLYPGALRFAVFCGPGNNGGDAYVAARHLQQSGAKVALFHLGDPARLKGDAARARAGCALQGQGLELYRPKSGDVVVDGLFGAGLARPVPAAVRTVVEQVADADIPVLAIDLPSGLDGRTGKVLGAAFHACNTITFMTRKPGHLLMPGRELCGELAVFDIGIPARIVRAEAGGIIAENKPDAWKAVLPPEQLETHKYKRGHLVVFSGEAGKTGAARMSAASGLKAGAGLVTIAAPHAAMAANAVHLTAVMLHAIDGAAELEDWLSDSRLQTFVLGPGFGIGARARAYVTALSDRRLVLDADGISSFKDDPQQLFDLFQGEPRLVLTPHEGEFSRLFPEIGGDDALGKVDKALAAARRANAAIVYKGADTVIASPDGRALINTNAPAWLATAGSGDVLAGIIGGLLAQGLPAFEAAAAGVWLHGEAARRAGKGLTAEDLAAAVLPL from the coding sequence ATGAGCGAACATCTGTCCGACCTTCTCCTCACCCCCGCCGAAATGGCCGCCGTCGACGCTGCGGCGGCAGCATCTGGTATCGATAGTTTCGGTCTGATGGAAAAGGCAGGGGCAGCGACCGCGGCCGCCGCATTGCGCCTCTATCCAGGCGCCCTGCGATTCGCCGTGTTCTGCGGACCGGGCAACAATGGCGGCGACGCCTATGTCGCGGCACGACATCTGCAGCAGAGCGGGGCGAAGGTCGCGTTGTTTCATCTGGGCGATCCGGCGAGGCTGAAAGGTGACGCCGCCCGCGCCCGGGCCGGCTGCGCGCTTCAGGGGCAGGGGCTTGAGCTCTACCGGCCCAAAAGCGGCGATGTCGTCGTCGACGGCCTGTTCGGCGCGGGGCTCGCACGCCCGGTTCCGGCCGCTGTCCGCACGGTGGTCGAGCAAGTCGCCGATGCCGACATTCCGGTGCTTGCGATCGACCTGCCCTCCGGTCTCGACGGCCGCACCGGCAAGGTGCTGGGCGCAGCCTTCCACGCATGCAACACCATCACCTTCATGACGCGCAAGCCCGGCCATCTGCTGATGCCGGGCAGGGAGCTTTGCGGCGAGCTCGCGGTCTTCGATATCGGCATTCCCGCCCGCATCGTCAGGGCCGAGGCAGGTGGTATTATCGCCGAGAACAAACCGGATGCCTGGAAGGCCGTGCTGCCGCCCGAGCAGCTGGAGACCCACAAATACAAGCGCGGCCACCTCGTCGTCTTCTCGGGCGAGGCCGGCAAGACGGGTGCCGCGCGCATGTCGGCGGCCTCCGGCCTGAAGGCCGGTGCCGGCCTTGTGACGATCGCGGCGCCCCATGCGGCAATGGCCGCCAATGCCGTGCATCTGACAGCGGTCATGTTGCATGCGATCGACGGTGCCGCCGAACTTGAAGACTGGCTGTCGGACTCCCGGCTGCAGACCTTCGTCCTCGGTCCCGGTTTCGGTATCGGCGCCAGGGCGCGCGCCTATGTCACTGCCCTTTCCGACCGCCGGCTTGTGCTCGATGCCGACGGAATCTCCTCGTTCAAGGATGATCCGCAACAGCTTTTCGATCTTTTCCAAGGCGAGCCGCGCCTGGTGCTGACACCGCACGAGGGCGAATTTTCGCGGCTGTTTCCCGAGATCGGCGGCGACGATGCGCTGGGCAAGGTCGACAAGGCCCTGGCCGCCGCCCGCCGCGCCAATGCCGCGATCGTCTATAAAGGCGCCGATACCGTCATCGCCTCGCCGGACGGCCGCGCACTGATCAATACCAATGCGCCGGCTTGGCTTGCCACCGCCGGTTCCGGCGATGTGCTCGCCGGCATTATCGGTGGATTGCTCGCCCAGGGACTGCCGGCCTTCGAGGCGGCGGCCGCCGGCGTCTGGCTGCATGGAGAGGCCGCCCGCCGCGCTGGCAAAGGGCTGACGGCAGAAGATCTCGCAGCGGCGGTGCTGCCGCTTTAG
- a CDS encoding MarC family protein, with translation MASADQLINAFTTLLVTIDPPGLAPLFLGLTTGMSRAQRTQVALRGSTIAFIILAVFALFGAGVLGVLGISIGAFRIAGGLLLFWIAFEMVFEKRQDRKEKATEVAITKDHIENVAVFPLALPLIAGPGAISATILLAGTLATSIGKLQLIGVLAANLLLTFLMLLVAERLDRFLGVTGRAILTRLLGVILAALAAQFVVDGAKSALNLISATPH, from the coding sequence ATGGCAAGCGCCGACCAATTGATCAACGCCTTCACGACGCTTCTCGTCACCATCGATCCCCCAGGGCTGGCGCCGTTGTTCCTGGGGTTGACAACCGGCATGAGCAGAGCCCAGCGCACGCAGGTGGCGCTGCGCGGTTCGACCATCGCCTTCATCATCCTGGCGGTCTTTGCGCTGTTCGGCGCCGGCGTGCTCGGCGTACTCGGCATCTCGATCGGCGCCTTCCGCATCGCCGGCGGGCTGCTGCTCTTCTGGATTGCCTTCGAAATGGTCTTCGAGAAGCGGCAGGACCGCAAGGAGAAGGCGACCGAGGTGGCGATCACCAAGGATCATATCGAAAATGTCGCCGTCTTTCCCCTCGCCTTGCCGCTGATCGCCGGCCCTGGGGCGATTTCGGCGACGATCCTGCTTGCCGGGACGCTCGCGACCTCGATCGGAAAGCTGCAGCTGATCGGCGTCCTTGCCGCCAATCTGCTGCTGACCTTCCTCATGCTGCTCGTTGCCGAACGGCTCGACCGTTTCCTTGGCGTCACCGGCCGGGCAATCCTGACACGGCTGCTCGGTGTCATCCTTGCCGCGCTCGCGGCGCAATTCGTCGTCGACGGGGCAAAATCGGCGCTCAATCTGATCAGCGCGACGCCGCACTGA
- a CDS encoding peptidylprolyl isomerase: MKLFYLAFAGVLYLASFAGDAFAEAADHYLTIQLKNGPVVIQLMPDVAPKHVAQIEALAKKGEYDNVAFHRVIEGFMAQTGDVKYGNMEKGFDASLAGTGSSDMPDIPAEFSKTPFVRGTVGMARSQDPNSANSQFFIMFADGSFLNGQYTVVGKVVSGMENVDKIKRGEGQNGEVKNPDRMIKVTLGKK, translated from the coding sequence ATGAAACTCTTTTATCTCGCATTTGCCGGCGTGCTGTATCTGGCCTCATTCGCGGGGGATGCCTTCGCCGAGGCGGCCGATCACTATCTCACCATCCAGCTGAAGAATGGCCCTGTCGTCATCCAGTTGATGCCTGATGTCGCGCCGAAGCACGTCGCCCAGATCGAGGCGCTGGCCAAGAAGGGCGAATACGACAACGTCGCCTTCCACCGCGTCATCGAGGGCTTCATGGCCCAGACCGGCGACGTCAAATACGGCAACATGGAAAAAGGCTTTGATGCCAGCCTTGCCGGCACCGGCTCCTCCGACATGCCTGATATTCCGGCTGAGTTCTCCAAGACCCCGTTCGTGCGCGGCACGGTTGGCATGGCCCGCTCGCAGGATCCGAATTCCGCCAATTCGCAGTTCTTCATCATGTTTGCCGACGGTTCTTTCCTGAACGGCCAGTATACTGTCGTCGGCAAGGTCGTTTCCGGCATGGAAAATGTCGACAAGATCAAGCGTGGCGAAGGCCAGAACGGCGAAGTCAAAAATCCTGACCGGATGATCAAGGTCACCCTGGGCAAGAAGTAA
- the coaD gene encoding pantetheine-phosphate adenylyltransferase, protein MTTAFYPGSFDPITNGHVDVLVQALNCAEKVIVAIGIHPGKAPLFSFDERAELIRLSLAQALPGKTGDITVVAFDNLVVDAARAHGATLLIRGLRDGTDLDYEMQMAGMNRAMAPDIQTIFLPAGTASRPITATLVRQIAAMGGDVSAFVPAAVLQALTSKRPN, encoded by the coding sequence ATGACGACAGCTTTTTATCCCGGGTCCTTCGACCCGATCACCAATGGACATGTGGATGTTCTGGTCCAGGCCCTGAACTGCGCCGAAAAGGTGATCGTCGCGATCGGCATCCATCCCGGCAAGGCGCCGCTGTTTTCGTTCGACGAGAGAGCCGAGCTGATCCGCCTTTCCCTGGCGCAAGCGCTGCCCGGCAAGACCGGTGACATCACTGTCGTCGCCTTCGACAATCTGGTCGTCGATGCCGCCCGTGCCCATGGAGCAACGCTTTTGATCCGCGGCCTTCGCGATGGTACCGACCTCGATTACGAAATGCAGATGGCTGGCATGAACAGGGCGATGGCGCCCGACATCCAGACCATCTTTTTGCCGGCGGGCACGGCTTCGCGGCCCATTACCGCCACATTGGTCCGCCAGATCGCCGCCATGGGCGGCGATGTCAGTGCTTTCGTGCCGGCCGCCGTCTTGCAAGCCCTCACATCCAAGCGTCCAAACTAG
- the gyrA gene encoding DNA gyrase subunit A, which produces MTEQTPPGGGKLPPGIEPISIMEEMQRSYLDYAMSVIVSRALPDVRDGLKPVHRRILYGMSELGIDWNKKYVKCARVTGDVMGKYHPHGNAAIYDALARMAQPWSLRLPLIDGQGNFGSVDGDPPAAERYTECRLEKAAHSLLDDLDKETVDFRDNYDGTLSEPVVVPAKFPNLLVNGAGGIAVGMATNIPPHNLSEVINGCIALIDDPAIELPELMQIIPGPDFPTGAKILGRAGIRSAYETGRGSVIMRGVATIEPMRGDREQIIITEIPYQVNKATMIEKMAELVREKRIEGISDLRDESDRQGYRVVIELKRDANAEVILNQLYRYTPLQTSFGCNMVALNGGKPEQLTLLDMLRAFVSFREEVVSRRTKFLLRKARERAHVLVGLAIAVANIDEVIRVIRQAPDPQSAREELMTRRWPAEDVESLIRLIDDPRHRINEDMTYNLSEEQARAILELRLARLTALGRDEIGDELNKIGEEIRDYLDILSSRVRIQTIVKDELTAVRDEFGTPRRTEIVDGGLEMDDEDLIAREDMVVTVSHLGYIKRVPLTTYRAQRRGGKGRSGMTTRDEDFVSRLFVVNTHTPVLFFSSRGIVYKEKVWRLPIGTPTSRGKALINMLPLEPGERITTILPLPEDEASWDNLDVMFSTTRGTVRRNKLSDFVQVNRNGKIAMKLEEEGDEILSVETCTERDDVLLTTALGQCIRFSVDDVRVFAGRNSIGVRGINLGEGDRIISMTIVGHVDAEPWERAAYLKRSAAERRATGVDEEDIALVGEEVTEEGQLSDERYEELKAREQFVLTVSEKGFGKRSSSYDFRISGRGGKGIRATDTSKTGEIGELVAAFPVDDGDQIMLVSDGGQLIRVPVGGIRIASRATKGVTIFSTAKDEKVVSVECISEPEEDETEEAVETAEGAPVVEEGSAGETPVAEE; this is translated from the coding sequence TTGACTGAGCAAACACCCCCCGGCGGCGGGAAGCTCCCGCCAGGCATCGAGCCCATCTCCATCATGGAGGAAATGCAGCGGTCGTATCTCGATTACGCCATGAGCGTCATCGTCAGCCGCGCGTTGCCCGACGTGCGCGACGGTCTGAAGCCCGTGCACCGGCGCATCCTCTACGGCATGTCCGAGCTCGGCATCGACTGGAACAAGAAATACGTCAAATGCGCCCGCGTCACCGGCGATGTGATGGGTAAATACCATCCGCACGGCAATGCCGCGATCTATGATGCGCTCGCCCGCATGGCGCAGCCCTGGTCGCTGCGGCTGCCGCTGATCGACGGTCAGGGGAATTTCGGCTCCGTCGACGGCGATCCGCCGGCGGCCGAACGTTACACCGAATGCCGCCTCGAAAAGGCCGCCCATTCGCTGCTCGACGATCTCGACAAGGAAACCGTCGACTTCCGCGACAACTATGACGGCACGCTCTCCGAGCCGGTCGTGGTTCCGGCGAAATTCCCGAACCTGCTCGTCAACGGCGCTGGCGGCATCGCCGTCGGCATGGCGACCAACATTCCGCCGCATAACCTGTCGGAAGTCATCAACGGCTGCATCGCGCTGATCGACGATCCGGCGATCGAACTGCCGGAATTGATGCAGATCATTCCCGGTCCCGATTTCCCGACGGGCGCCAAGATCCTCGGCCGCGCCGGCATCCGCTCGGCCTATGAGACCGGCCGCGGTTCCGTCATCATGCGCGGGGTCGCCACCATCGAGCCGATGCGCGGCGACCGCGAACAGATCATCATCACCGAAATTCCCTATCAGGTGAACAAGGCGACGATGATCGAGAAGATGGCCGAACTCGTGCGTGAAAAGCGTATCGAGGGCATTTCGGATCTGCGCGACGAATCCGACCGCCAGGGCTATCGCGTCGTCATCGAATTGAAGCGCGACGCCAATGCCGAGGTCATCCTCAATCAGCTCTATCGTTATACGCCGCTGCAGACCTCCTTCGGCTGCAACATGGTGGCGCTGAACGGCGGCAAGCCGGAACAGCTGACCCTGCTCGACATGTTGCGGGCCTTCGTCTCTTTCCGCGAGGAGGTCGTTAGCCGGAGAACGAAATTCCTGCTGCGTAAGGCGCGCGAGCGTGCCCACGTCTTGGTCGGCCTCGCGATTGCCGTCGCCAACATCGACGAAGTCATCCGTGTCATCCGCCAGGCGCCCGATCCGCAGTCGGCCCGCGAAGAGCTGATGACTCGCCGCTGGCCGGCGGAAGATGTCGAAAGCCTGATCCGTCTGATCGACGATCCGCGCCATCGCATCAACGAGGACATGACGTACAATCTGTCGGAGGAGCAGGCTCGCGCCATCCTCGAGTTGCGTCTTGCCCGCCTCACGGCCCTTGGTCGTGACGAAATCGGCGATGAACTCAATAAGATAGGCGAGGAAATCCGGGATTATCTCGATATTCTTTCCTCGCGCGTCCGTATCCAGACCATCGTCAAGGATGAACTCACCGCCGTGCGCGACGAGTTCGGTACACCACGCCGCACCGAGATCGTCGATGGCGGCCTCGAAATGGACGATGAGGATCTCATCGCCCGCGAGGACATGGTCGTCACCGTCTCGCATCTCGGTTATATCAAGCGCGTGCCGCTGACCACCTACCGCGCCCAGCGCCGTGGCGGCAAGGGCCGCTCCGGCATGACCACCCGTGACGAGGATTTCGTTAGCCGGCTATTCGTGGTCAATACCCATACGCCGGTTCTGTTCTTCTCCTCGCGCGGCATCGTCTACAAGGAGAAGGTCTGGCGCCTGCCGATCGGCACGCCGACCTCGCGCGGCAAGGCGTTGATCAACATGCTGCCGCTCGAGCCCGGCGAGCGCATTACCACCATCCTGCCCTTGCCCGAGGACGAGGCGAGCTGGGACAATCTCGACGTCATGTTCTCGACGACGCGCGGCACGGTTCGCCGCAACAAGCTGTCGGATTTCGTCCAGGTCAACCGCAACGGCAAGATCGCCATGAAGCTCGAAGAAGAGGGCGACGAAATCCTCTCCGTCGAGACCTGCACGGAACGTGACGACGTGCTGCTGACCACCGCGCTCGGCCAGTGCATCCGCTTCTCCGTCGACGACGTTCGCGTCTTCGCCGGCCGCAACTCGATCGGCGTGCGCGGCATCAATCTCGGCGAGGGCGATCGCATCATTTCGATGACGATCGTCGGCCATGTCGATGCCGAGCCGTGGGAACGTGCCGCCTATCTGAAGCGCTCCGCCGCCGAACGTCGCGCGACGGGTGTCGATGAAGAGGATATCGCGCTCGTCGGCGAGGAAGTCACCGAGGAGGGACAGCTTTCCGATGAGCGTTATGAGGAGCTGAAGGCACGCGAGCAGTTCGTGCTCACCGTCTCCGAGAAGGGCTTCGGCAAGCGCTCGTCGTCTTACGATTTCCGTATCTCCGGTCGCGGCGGCAAGGGCATCCGCGCCACCGACACGTCGAAGACCGGCGAGATCGGCGAACTGGTTGCGGCCTTCCCAGTTGATGACGGCGATCAGATCATGCTGGTTTCGGATGGCGGCCAGCTGATCCGTGTGCCGGTCGGCGGCATCCGCATCGCCAGCCGCGCCACCAAGGGCGTCACCATCTTCTCGACGGCCAAGGACGAGAAGGTCGTTTCGGTCGAGTGCATCAGCGAGCCGGAAGAAGACGAGACCGAAGAGGCCGTCGAGACCGCCGAAGGCGCTCCTGTTGTTGAGGAAGGTTCAGCGGGCGAAACGCCGGTTGCCGAAGAATGA
- a CDS encoding peptidylprolyl isomerase, whose amino-acid sequence MAEIKDPENTIILETTKGKVVIQLLPQVAPEHVARIKELTREKAYDGVVFHRVIQDFMAQTGDVEYGKKGSETFNPGRAGMGGSSKPDLKAEFSATSHVRGTCSMARSQNPNSANSQFFICFTDAPWLNKQYSVWGQVIEGMDNVDKIKRGEPVSDPDSIVSMRVAADV is encoded by the coding sequence ATGGCCGAGATCAAGGATCCCGAAAACACCATCATTCTGGAAACCACCAAGGGCAAGGTTGTCATTCAGCTGCTGCCGCAGGTCGCTCCGGAGCACGTTGCCCGCATCAAGGAACTCACCCGCGAGAAGGCCTATGACGGCGTGGTTTTCCACCGCGTCATTCAGGATTTCATGGCCCAGACGGGCGATGTCGAATATGGCAAGAAGGGTTCTGAAACCTTCAATCCAGGCCGGGCCGGCATGGGCGGCTCCTCCAAGCCGGACCTGAAGGCTGAATTCTCCGCGACCTCGCATGTTCGCGGCACCTGCTCGATGGCCCGTTCGCAGAACCCGAACTCGGCCAACTCGCAGTTCTTCATCTGCTTCACCGACGCGCCGTGGCTGAACAAGCAATATTCCGTCTGGGGCCAGGTGATCGAAGGCATGGACAATGTCGACAAGATCAAGCGCGGCGAACCGGTTTCCGATCCGGATTCGATCGTCTCGATGCGGGTTGCCGCCGACGTCTGA
- a CDS encoding single-stranded DNA-binding protein: MAGSVNKVILVGNVGADPEIRRTQDGRPIANLRIATSETWRDRNSGERREKTEWHTVVVFNEGLCKVVEQYVKKGAKLYIEGQLQTRKWQDQQGQDRYSTEVVLQGFNSTLTMLDGRGEGGGASPGFGGGRGGGSNNDYGDDYGAPAPSSSSNRGGGGGNFSRDLDDDIPF, translated from the coding sequence ATGGCTGGTAGCGTGAACAAGGTAATTCTGGTTGGAAACGTGGGTGCAGATCCCGAAATCCGCCGCACTCAGGATGGCCGGCCGATCGCCAATCTCCGTATCGCGACCTCGGAGACCTGGCGCGACCGCAATTCCGGCGAACGCCGCGAAAAGACCGAATGGCACACTGTCGTCGTCTTCAACGAAGGCCTCTGCAAGGTTGTCGAGCAATATGTGAAGAAGGGCGCCAAGCTCTATATCGAAGGCCAGCTGCAGACCCGCAAGTGGCAGGACCAGCAGGGCCAGGACCGTTATTCGACGGAAGTGGTGCTGCAGGGCTTTAATTCGACGCTGACCATGCTTGATGGACGCGGCGAGGGCGGCGGTGCGAGCCCCGGCTTCGGCGGCGGCCGCGGCGGCGGCAGCAACAATGATTACGGCGACGATTACGGCGCCCCGGCGCCGTCCTCATCGTCGAACCGCGGTGGTGGCGGCGGCAACTTCTCGCGCGATCTCGACGACGACATCCCGTTCTGA